Proteins encoded in a region of the Devosia sp. RR2S18 genome:
- a CDS encoding FecCD family ABC transporter permease, which translates to MSQALPLPAFALPSITAGDRSRLGRVTVGVLAAVLLGAMILSMTTGASGASAAAVIKAWFGFAPENEAQALRDYAVIYNIRLPRMLLGVLIGAALAVSGLLMQGLFRNPLADPGLVGVSAGASLGAVGIIVLGTTMLAPLTALLGIYTLQLASFVGGLITTFILYRVATRSGQTAVATMLLAGIAIGALAGAVTGVLVYVATDAQLRDLTFWGLGSLSGANWTKIAASGPIILLALLASAFLAKGLNAMTLGEATAAHLGVPVQRFKLLTIVAVAAATGAAVAVSGGIGFVGIVVPHLLRLIIGPDHRYLLPATALLGASFLLLADAICRTIVAPAELPIGIITAAIGGPFFLWILLHRRSAIAW; encoded by the coding sequence ATGTCGCAAGCGCTTCCGCTGCCAGCCTTTGCCCTACCCAGCATCACGGCTGGGGACCGTAGCCGACTCGGCCGTGTCACGGTGGGTGTGCTCGCAGCGGTCCTCTTGGGGGCCATGATCCTCTCTATGACGACTGGCGCTTCCGGAGCCTCGGCTGCGGCTGTCATCAAGGCCTGGTTCGGCTTTGCGCCCGAAAACGAGGCGCAGGCGCTGCGCGACTATGCGGTCATCTACAACATCCGCCTGCCACGAATGCTCTTGGGTGTGCTGATCGGGGCAGCCTTGGCGGTTTCGGGTCTCTTGATGCAGGGCCTGTTCCGCAACCCCTTGGCAGACCCCGGCCTCGTGGGGGTCTCGGCCGGAGCGAGCCTTGGCGCGGTTGGCATCATCGTGCTGGGCACCACAATGCTGGCTCCGCTCACAGCCCTGCTTGGCATCTATACCCTCCAACTCGCCTCCTTTGTCGGTGGCCTGATCACCACCTTCATTCTCTATCGGGTGGCAACGCGCAGCGGGCAGACGGCGGTAGCCACCATGCTGTTGGCTGGCATCGCCATCGGCGCATTGGCGGGAGCCGTTACCGGCGTGCTCGTCTATGTCGCGACGGATGCGCAACTGCGCGACCTCACCTTTTGGGGGCTCGGCTCCCTCTCGGGAGCCAATTGGACCAAGATTGCCGCGTCCGGGCCGATAATCCTCCTGGCGCTCCTCGCATCGGCTTTCCTAGCCAAGGGCCTCAATGCGATGACGCTTGGCGAAGCGACGGCGGCGCATCTCGGGGTGCCGGTGCAGCGCTTCAAGCTCCTCACCATTGTTGCGGTTGCTGCGGCAACCGGCGCCGCGGTGGCCGTTAGCGGGGGCATTGGGTTTGTCGGCATTGTCGTGCCGCATCTGTTGCGCCTCATTATCGGTCCCGACCACCGCTACCTGCTGCCGGCCACTGCCTTGCTGGGCGCATCCTTCCTGCTTCTGGCGGACGCCATCTGCCGCACCATCGTGGCCCCGGCGGAGCTGCCCATCGGCATCATCACCGCTGCAATTGGAGGGCCGTTCTTCCTCTGGATCCTGCTGCACCGTCGCTCCGCTATCGCCTGGTAA
- a CDS encoding LysR family transcriptional regulator, translated as MNWQAVSFDWNQVRGFLATAEAGSLSAAAKALGQTQPTLGRQVSALEQDLGVTLFDRVGRSLVLTEAGRDLLVHVREMGEAASRVSLVASGQSQSVAGLVRISASDLVAARLLPPVLERLREEAPGVTVEIIASNAISDLMRREADIAIRHVRPHQPDLVARKCRSTSAQLFASTRYLDRRGRPRTAAELADHDFIGFSTAVDRMVAELNARDVPVAAANFRCIADSTVVGFELLQRGLGIALIFKDFVVDVPGMEPVLPEIAPFPVEVWLVTHREIHTSRRIRLVYDVLAEAFS; from the coding sequence ATGAATTGGCAGGCTGTCTCATTCGATTGGAACCAGGTCCGCGGCTTTCTGGCGACGGCGGAAGCCGGCTCGCTTTCGGCAGCCGCCAAGGCGCTGGGTCAGACGCAACCCACGCTGGGGCGCCAGGTCTCGGCCCTTGAACAGGATCTCGGGGTTACGCTGTTCGACCGTGTCGGCAGGTCGCTGGTCCTGACCGAAGCTGGTCGCGACCTCCTCGTTCATGTGCGGGAAATGGGTGAGGCGGCGAGCCGCGTTTCGCTGGTCGCCTCAGGGCAGTCGCAATCGGTCGCGGGGCTCGTCCGGATCAGTGCCAGCGACCTGGTCGCGGCCCGATTGCTGCCGCCGGTGTTGGAGCGCCTGCGCGAAGAAGCCCCGGGTGTCACCGTCGAGATCATCGCGTCCAACGCCATCAGCGACCTCATGCGGCGAGAGGCTGATATTGCGATCCGCCATGTCCGGCCGCATCAACCAGACCTCGTGGCCCGCAAGTGCCGCTCGACCTCGGCGCAGCTGTTTGCCTCTACCAGATACCTGGATCGGCGAGGCCGCCCGCGCACAGCCGCCGAGCTCGCGGATCACGACTTTATCGGATTTAGCACGGCCGTCGATCGCATGGTCGCCGAACTCAACGCGCGTGATGTACCGGTAGCGGCGGCCAACTTCCGATGCATAGCTGACTCCACGGTCGTCGGCTTCGAACTGCTGCAGCGCGGCCTGGGCATTGCGCTGATCTTCAAGGACTTCGTCGTAGACGTGCCCGGCATGGAGCCGGTGCTACCCGAAATCGCGCCGTTCCCCGTGGAGGTCTGGTTGGTGACGCACCGGGAAATTCATACCAGCCGCCGGATCCGGCTCGTCTACGATGTCCTGGCCGAAGCCTTCAGCTAG
- a CDS encoding heme ABC transporter ATP-binding protein, producing the protein MIEVEDLSVAIGGRTILQGICFSAAPGTLTAVVGPNGSGKSTLMKAMCRDYEYGGAVRLNDRDLAELTPAQAAALRAVLPQASTLPFPFTVHEVVAMGLTAGRPGVPREMLRRLPADALAAVDLAGFSGRFFGELSGGEQQRVHLARVLCQVWVPVLEGVPRYLFLDEPVSSLDIKHQLMIMDVARRFADAGGGVVAILHDLNLAAMYADQILAIREGRLAAKGSPGEVLTDDLLTTVFDCPMRVGALPSGGQPFVLPQSADRQLLAAE; encoded by the coding sequence ATGATCGAAGTCGAAGACCTTTCTGTCGCCATCGGTGGCCGCACCATCCTCCAAGGCATCTGCTTCAGCGCCGCGCCAGGCACCCTAACGGCAGTGGTCGGGCCGAACGGCTCTGGCAAATCCACGCTGATGAAGGCCATGTGCCGCGACTATGAGTATGGGGGCGCGGTGCGCCTCAATGACCGTGACCTTGCCGAACTGACGCCGGCGCAAGCTGCAGCGTTACGCGCCGTGCTCCCACAGGCCAGCACCCTGCCCTTTCCCTTTACCGTTCATGAAGTGGTTGCGATGGGGCTCACTGCGGGTCGCCCCGGGGTGCCACGAGAAATGCTCCGGCGCCTGCCGGCGGATGCCCTTGCAGCTGTCGATCTCGCCGGATTCAGCGGGCGCTTTTTTGGCGAGCTTTCCGGGGGTGAGCAGCAGCGCGTCCATCTCGCACGGGTGCTCTGCCAGGTCTGGGTGCCGGTGCTCGAAGGCGTACCGCGCTACCTGTTCCTCGACGAGCCGGTGTCGAGCCTCGACATCAAGCACCAGCTGATGATCATGGATGTGGCGCGGCGCTTCGCCGATGCCGGGGGCGGTGTGGTGGCCATTCTCCATGATCTCAACCTTGCCGCCATGTATGCCGACCAGATTTTGGCCATTCGAGAGGGACGACTGGCGGCAAAGGGATCACCGGGCGAGGTTTTAACCGATGATCTGCTGACCACGGTCTTTGATTGCCCGATGCGGGTCGGCGCCCTCCCCTCCGGGGGGCAGCCCTTCGTCCTCCCCCAATCTGCCGATCGGCAGTTGCTGGCCGCCGAGTAA
- a CDS encoding hemin-degrading factor, whose product MRERDFARIHSISEAELVAAQVGNTVVRLNPDIEILLNGLRAAGEIMVLTRNESAVHEKIGTVEKVVVGPKASMVLGAQIDLRIFPSRWAFGFAVEKTDKEGALKRSLQFFDAQGNAVFKVHARPATNLEEWSVLLGNLRHAEQGDAIVVQPTEPAAALGEPADLDQLREHWAGLTDTHQFFPMLQKLNLPRLQALQMVGTDYAWQLDHAAVAGLFNAVAGTDLPIMAFVGNRGCIQIHAGPITKTALMGPWLNVMDETFHLHLRLDQIASAWAVRKPTSDGHVSSVEVYDNAGELIIQFFGKRQEGTDERPQWRSVVEALPVLSQTNAA is encoded by the coding sequence ATGCGCGAACGTGACTTTGCCCGCATTCACTCAATCTCAGAGGCCGAACTGGTCGCCGCGCAAGTGGGCAACACCGTGGTGCGCCTGAACCCCGACATCGAGATCCTGCTCAACGGACTTCGTGCCGCCGGCGAGATCATGGTGCTCACCCGCAATGAAAGCGCCGTCCACGAAAAAATCGGCACGGTGGAAAAGGTCGTTGTGGGTCCCAAGGCGTCGATGGTGCTTGGTGCCCAGATAGACCTGCGCATATTTCCCTCCCGCTGGGCCTTCGGCTTTGCCGTGGAGAAGACCGACAAGGAAGGCGCGCTCAAGCGTTCACTCCAGTTCTTCGATGCGCAAGGCAATGCCGTCTTCAAGGTGCATGCTCGGCCCGCCACCAATCTTGAGGAATGGAGTGTGCTGCTCGGCAATCTGCGCCATGCCGAGCAGGGCGACGCTATTGTCGTCCAGCCGACCGAACCGGCAGCGGCCCTTGGAGAACCTGCCGACCTCGATCAGTTGCGGGAGCACTGGGCTGGCCTCACTGACACGCACCAGTTCTTCCCCATGTTGCAAAAGCTCAACCTGCCGCGGCTGCAGGCACTCCAGATGGTGGGTACCGATTACGCCTGGCAGCTGGACCATGCTGCTGTGGCCGGGCTCTTTAATGCCGTCGCGGGCACCGACCTGCCGATCATGGCCTTTGTGGGCAATCGCGGTTGCATCCAGATTCACGCAGGCCCCATCACCAAGACGGCCCTGATGGGGCCGTGGCTCAACGTCATGGACGAGACCTTCCACCTTCACCTCAGGCTCGACCAAATCGCCTCGGCCTGGGCGGTGCGCAAGCCGACGAGCGACGGGCATGTGAGTTCGGTCGAGGTTTACGACAATGCGGGCGAACTCATCATCCAGTTCTTTGGCAAGCGGCAGGAGGGCACTGATGAGCGGCCCCAATGGCGCAGCGTTGTCGAAGCCTTGCCGGTCCTTTCCCAAACCAATGCGGCCTGA
- the hemP gene encoding hemin uptake protein HemP, translating to MNAAEANRQEDFHRETRELDTRELFGATDELLIVHKGVRYRLRITRQDKLILTK from the coding sequence ATGAACGCCGCCGAAGCAAACCGCCAGGAAGATTTCCACCGAGAGACTCGCGAGCTCGACACAAGGGAGCTTTTTGGCGCGACCGATGAACTGCTCATCGTCCACAAAGGCGTGCGCTATCGGCTGCGTATCACCCGCCAAGACAAGCTCATTCTTACCAAATAG
- a CDS encoding TIGR03862 family flavoprotein, giving the protein MAHIGIIGGGPAGLMAAEVLSARGHAVTVLEAMPTVGRKFLMAGKSGLNITHSEPHEVLLGRYGAAGERLRVALDGFTAADIRDWCAGLGIETFVGSSGRVFPTSMKGSPLLRAWLARLEKQGVVIRTRHRWQGFSGDDLVFTTPAGQKLLRFDAILLALGGASWPRLGSDGQWAPWLTERGVAVAPFLPANCGFETEWSPFLVERFGGEPVKNVTATSSAGALGGEFVVTRWGVEGSLVYAHSAALRDQIAAEGLATLTLDLVPQRSHERLAADLERQPPKASFGNRLRKGAGLNGIKAALVRECVPEAAGLAPPALAAQLKALPLTLLQTRPLAEAISSAGGIKLSSIDNNSMLSAIPGLFAAGEMLDWEAPTGGYLLTACMATGRAAAEGIDRFLAARG; this is encoded by the coding sequence ATGGCGCACATCGGAATCATCGGCGGCGGGCCGGCAGGGCTAATGGCGGCGGAAGTGCTGTCCGCCCGCGGCCATGCCGTCACGGTGCTCGAAGCGATGCCGACAGTTGGGCGCAAATTCTTGATGGCTGGCAAGTCCGGCCTTAACATCACGCATAGCGAACCGCACGAGGTGCTACTCGGCCGCTATGGCGCGGCAGGAGAGCGGCTGCGAGTCGCGCTCGATGGCTTCACGGCGGCTGACATCAGAGACTGGTGCGCGGGGCTGGGTATCGAGACCTTCGTAGGGTCCTCAGGCCGGGTCTTTCCCACCAGCATGAAAGGCTCGCCGCTCCTGCGGGCATGGCTGGCGCGGCTTGAAAAGCAAGGCGTCGTCATTCGTACGCGCCACCGGTGGCAGGGTTTTTCGGGAGACGACCTGGTTTTCACGACGCCCGCAGGACAAAAATTATTGCGCTTCGACGCGATCTTGCTGGCGCTGGGCGGTGCCAGTTGGCCGCGCTTGGGGTCGGATGGGCAGTGGGCGCCTTGGCTGACCGAGCGGGGCGTCGCGGTGGCGCCGTTCCTGCCCGCAAATTGCGGTTTCGAGACCGAGTGGAGCCCCTTTCTGGTGGAGCGCTTTGGTGGAGAGCCGGTCAAGAACGTCACGGCGACGAGCAGTGCCGGAGCGCTTGGGGGCGAGTTCGTCGTCACGCGCTGGGGCGTAGAGGGAAGTCTCGTCTATGCCCATTCCGCAGCCCTTCGCGATCAAATTGCGGCAGAAGGCCTAGCCACGCTCACGCTGGACCTCGTGCCGCAGCGAAGCCACGAGCGGCTTGCAGCGGATCTCGAGCGACAACCGCCCAAGGCAAGCTTCGGTAACAGGCTGCGCAAGGGCGCCGGCCTGAACGGGATCAAGGCGGCGCTGGTGCGCGAATGTGTGCCTGAAGCTGCCGGTCTGGCGCCTCCGGCGCTGGCCGCACAGCTCAAGGCCCTGCCGCTCACGCTATTGCAGACACGCCCCCTTGCGGAGGCGATTTCCTCCGCAGGTGGCATCAAGCTTAGTAGCATCGACAACAACTCTATGCTCAGCGCCATTCCCGGCCTGTTCGCGGCAGGCGAGATGTTGGACTGGGAGGCGCCGACCGGTGGATATCTGCTCACCGCTTGCATGGCGACCGGGCGGGCGGCGGCCGAGGGCATCGACCGTTTCCTCGCTGCCAGAGGCTAA
- a CDS encoding heme/hemin ABC transporter substrate-binding protein: MNKRIFIRLAATALLVLHWSPSLVAAQDLHPFADTSRLVSIGGSLTEIIYALGKEDRLVARDQTASYPPEVRELPDVGYMRQLAPEGVLSVSPSALLVLEGSGPPEALEVLASAGVEYQSVPESYSAEGVLTKIRAVGQALGVDDEAASFAAQVEQQFADLAAHTDTIETSSRVLFILSTEGGKIQASGTGTAADGIIKLAGAVNAITEYSGYKALTEEAILAAAPDAIVMMDRGGDHGASDADLLANPAIALTPAGQNKAIHRMDGAYLLGFGPRTAQAAAELADRLASRTH; encoded by the coding sequence ATGAACAAGCGCATCTTTATCCGCCTCGCCGCAACGGCCCTCTTGGTGCTCCATTGGAGCCCCAGCCTTGTTGCCGCGCAGGATTTGCATCCTTTCGCCGATACCTCCCGGCTAGTGTCCATCGGCGGCTCGCTCACCGAGATCATCTACGCCCTGGGCAAAGAGGATCGGCTGGTGGCGCGGGATCAAACCGCATCCTACCCGCCGGAGGTGAGAGAACTGCCCGACGTGGGCTATATGCGGCAGCTGGCGCCCGAAGGCGTACTCTCGGTCAGTCCGTCCGCCCTGCTGGTGCTGGAAGGCAGCGGCCCGCCCGAAGCCCTTGAGGTGCTTGCCTCTGCCGGGGTCGAGTATCAGTCGGTGCCGGAAAGCTACTCGGCCGAAGGCGTGCTCACCAAGATCCGGGCAGTGGGCCAGGCACTTGGCGTCGATGATGAGGCGGCAAGCTTTGCCGCCCAGGTTGAGCAGCAATTTGCTGACCTAGCGGCCCATACCGATACAATCGAGACTTCCTCTCGCGTTCTGTTCATCCTCTCTACCGAAGGCGGCAAGATCCAGGCGTCCGGCACTGGGACGGCGGCTGACGGCATCATCAAGCTCGCTGGAGCGGTCAACGCAATCACTGAATACTCCGGCTACAAGGCGCTTACGGAGGAGGCGATCCTTGCCGCAGCGCCTGACGCCATCGTGATGATGGATCGTGGTGGCGATCACGGCGCGTCCGACGCCGACCTCCTGGCCAATCCGGCCATCGCGCTGACCCCGGCCGGGCAGAACAAAGCCATTCACCGCATGGACGGCGCCTACCTGCTTGGCTTCGGCCCTCGTACGGCACAGGCGGCGGCCGAGCTTGCTGACCGGCTGGCGAGCCGGACGCACTAA
- a CDS encoding FadR/GntR family transcriptional regulator, translated as MIEAGSLIRSLSGRPAARNFHTFVINEIGHGIVTGKFAIGSVLPSDAAMMETYGVSRTVLREALKTLESKGLVEARPKVGTRVSPRARWNFFDPQVLFWHYEAKPDPHFYRSLFEVREALELQAGELAVRHRTAEHVRIIKYWHHQMDASGENLEQFGLACLEIHHTIAECSQNVLLRSVTGVVELTLALALTRPLQAKNADVSTYRSRSLLGREELVRTMEQGSGPDCVAALAACLQLDKVAVLGTGN; from the coding sequence ATGATCGAAGCAGGCAGCCTTATTCGCTCGCTGTCCGGGCGGCCGGCTGCACGCAACTTTCATACCTTTGTTATCAATGAGATCGGGCACGGGATCGTCACCGGCAAGTTCGCCATCGGCTCCGTGCTGCCGAGCGATGCGGCGATGATGGAGACCTATGGCGTCTCTCGTACCGTGCTCCGCGAAGCGCTAAAAACCTTAGAGTCCAAGGGATTGGTGGAGGCGCGACCGAAGGTGGGCACGCGGGTCTCTCCACGGGCGCGCTGGAACTTCTTCGATCCCCAGGTGCTGTTCTGGCACTACGAGGCCAAGCCCGACCCGCACTTCTACCGTAGTCTGTTCGAGGTCCGGGAGGCGCTCGAACTCCAGGCAGGCGAACTGGCGGTTCGCCATCGCACCGCTGAGCACGTGCGCATTATAAAGTACTGGCACCACCAGATGGATGCCTCCGGTGAAAACCTGGAGCAGTTCGGGCTGGCTTGCCTCGAAATCCACCACACCATTGCCGAGTGCTCGCAGAACGTCTTGCTGCGCTCGGTCACCGGCGTTGTCGAATTGACGCTGGCGCTGGCATTGACGCGGCCGCTGCAAGCAAAAAATGCCGATGTATCGACCTATCGGTCCCGGAGCCTGCTGGGGCGGGAGGAACTGGTTCGGACCATGGAGCAGGGCAGCGGGCCGGACTGTGTTGCCGCCCTCGCAGCCTGCCTTCAGCTCGATAAGGTCGCGGTGCTGGGGACCGGCAACTGA
- a CDS encoding FKBP-type peptidyl-prolyl cis-trans isomerase — protein sequence MTKAKNGDTVRINYSGRLTDGTEFDSSVGRQPLEFTLGQGQVIRGLEDHVEGMEPGSKSTVTIPSEAAYGPHRPEAVQTFDKSAVPTGIDVQVGTKLQARTADGGMLPITVVAVDDESVKVDANHPLAGQDLVFDVELLDIVEAA from the coding sequence ATGACCAAGGCCAAGAACGGCGATACCGTCCGCATCAACTATTCCGGACGCCTCACCGACGGAACCGAGTTTGATAGCTCCGTGGGTCGTCAGCCCCTGGAGTTTACCCTCGGGCAGGGGCAGGTGATCCGTGGGCTCGAAGACCATGTCGAAGGCATGGAGCCGGGCAGCAAGAGCACCGTCACCATCCCGAGCGAGGCCGCCTATGGGCCGCACCGCCCCGAAGCCGTGCAGACCTTCGACAAGTCCGCCGTTCCTACAGGCATCGACGTGCAGGTCGGTACCAAGCTCCAGGCGCGCACTGCCGACGGTGGCATGCTGCCGATTACCGTGGTTGCCGTGGATGACGAGAGCGTCAAAGTCGATGCCAATCATCCGCTTGCTGGACAGGACCTGGTTTTCGACGTCGAACTGCTCGATATCGTCGAAGCCGCTTGA
- a CDS encoding class I SAM-dependent methyltransferase: MTTASRFWDKMAVRYSKQPIADEDAYRKKLAKTREYLSPTSQVLEIGCGTGSTALLHAPFVAHIRATDFSEQMLEIARGKAQAQGITNVTFEKDDISALQAVDAQYDAVLAMSVLHLLRDKDAAITKVYRMLKPGGVFVSSTACLGDRMAFFKVLAPIGRAVGLLPVLNVMSQTELVHSLEATGFTVDHFWHPGGIAAVFIIAKKPA; this comes from the coding sequence ATGACCACAGCAAGCCGGTTCTGGGACAAGATGGCGGTCCGCTATTCCAAGCAGCCGATTGCGGACGAGGACGCTTACCGCAAGAAGCTCGCCAAAACGCGCGAATATCTCAGCCCCACTTCCCAGGTCCTCGAAATTGGTTGCGGCACTGGCAGCACCGCCCTGCTTCACGCCCCTTTCGTTGCGCACATCCGCGCCACCGACTTTTCCGAACAAATGCTGGAGATCGCACGCGGCAAGGCGCAGGCGCAGGGCATCACCAATGTTACCTTCGAAAAAGACGACATCAGCGCGTTGCAAGCGGTTGACGCTCAATATGATGCGGTGCTTGCCATGAGCGTGCTCCATCTGCTCAGGGACAAGGATGCGGCGATCACCAAGGTCTACCGCATGCTCAAGCCAGGCGGGGTCTTTGTCTCGAGCACGGCGTGCCTGGGGGACCGCATGGCATTCTTCAAGGTGCTGGCTCCGATCGGCCGCGCCGTGGGCCTGCTGCCTGTGCTCAACGTCATGAGTCAGACAGAACTGGTGCACAGCCTGGAGGCGACTGGCTTCACCGTCGACCATTTTTGGCATCCCGGAGGGATTGCGGCCGTATTTATCATCGCCAAAAAGCCGGCGTGA
- a CDS encoding TonB-dependent receptor domain-containing protein, giving the protein MMGLVRSRAAALLGGVTLGAIALHGAAAQSNINAGNVTLLERLVIGAGRAPKVAIDTPQAVTVINQAEIDQAQATTTGELFETVPGVTIVGSDRQLGEAFNIRGIGTTENSSDGSRIVVNVDGVPKFFEQYRMGSFFSDPELYKQVEVLRGPGSSTLYGAGAIGGVINFTTKDASDFIKDGYNGAVRVKAGFSSNGLQTLTSAVLAQQISETFEVLAAGNWRRQENVTQANGNLLDGSEFSTLSGLVKGTMHFGDNDEQTLRASYQHFNSETDQSRYAQTGVTQMDPFGFIDRKVVDRTAVIEWSNPDTDNPWFDTNVAFSFSDTINEQRNHRATPNGPLSNAAPPSVFADQDFQYRTYQLTADNTVEWIGEGFENYFTAGFQASSQDRLVTFPSGATVVPTHPEGTEKRLGVFVQDEFIWDDRLTIVAGLRGDGHWVDPASSSIAERDGYAFSPKLAALYEFNDAVSIFGSVAHTERLPTIDELYSSAGPTRPGGRNPAGSSGKTRSLDLRKEQANSIEGGIALSGYDLALSGDVASLKATAFYSRITDMIASNEQNAFGAPPPSYYGNIAEAELYGLEIEGAYSSDYVFANLAYTLTIGNDLVTDTPLRTVPQNKIVVTLGARNPEWHLEYGARVTLADEGRYIVASSASGMGADGTAEGYGTLDLFASWKPDYDALAGTELQASIDNVFNADYRENLSTNRSVGRTFKLTLAKQFDY; this is encoded by the coding sequence ATGATGGGGCTGGTTAGATCGCGCGCTGCAGCATTGCTGGGTGGCGTCACACTGGGGGCTATTGCGCTGCACGGGGCTGCGGCGCAGAGCAACATAAATGCGGGGAATGTGACACTGCTTGAGCGGCTGGTGATCGGCGCCGGAAGGGCTCCTAAAGTCGCCATCGATACCCCTCAGGCGGTAACCGTGATCAACCAGGCCGAGATCGATCAGGCACAGGCAACCACCACGGGCGAACTGTTCGAGACGGTGCCAGGCGTTACTATCGTGGGCAGCGATCGGCAGCTGGGCGAAGCCTTCAACATTCGCGGTATCGGCACCACCGAAAATTCTTCCGACGGGTCGCGGATCGTCGTCAATGTCGACGGAGTGCCCAAGTTCTTCGAGCAGTACCGCATGGGTTCGTTCTTCTCCGACCCCGAGCTCTATAAGCAGGTCGAAGTGCTGCGCGGACCGGGGTCATCGACACTTTACGGCGCCGGGGCGATTGGTGGCGTGATTAATTTTACCACCAAGGACGCCTCGGACTTCATCAAGGATGGGTACAACGGCGCGGTGCGGGTCAAGGCCGGCTTTTCCAGCAACGGGCTACAGACCCTGACTTCGGCCGTGCTGGCCCAGCAGATCAGCGAAACCTTCGAAGTGCTGGCCGCCGGCAATTGGCGCCGGCAAGAGAATGTGACTCAGGCCAATGGCAATCTGCTCGACGGTTCCGAGTTCAGCACCCTGTCAGGGCTCGTCAAGGGCACCATGCATTTTGGCGACAACGACGAACAGACGCTCCGCGCCTCCTATCAGCACTTCAACTCGGAGACTGACCAGAGCCGCTACGCTCAGACCGGCGTGACGCAAATGGATCCCTTCGGCTTTATCGACCGCAAGGTGGTCGACAGGACCGCAGTGATCGAATGGTCCAATCCGGACACTGACAATCCCTGGTTCGACACCAATGTGGCGTTCAGTTTTTCCGACACGATCAACGAACAGCGCAATCACCGCGCCACGCCGAACGGACCATTGTCGAACGCGGCTCCTCCATCGGTCTTCGCGGACCAGGATTTTCAATACCGCACCTATCAGCTGACCGCCGACAATACGGTGGAATGGATCGGCGAAGGTTTTGAGAACTATTTCACCGCCGGATTCCAGGCGAGCAGCCAGGATCGCTTGGTGACCTTTCCGAGTGGCGCCACCGTGGTGCCAACGCATCCCGAAGGAACCGAGAAAAGGCTCGGAGTTTTCGTTCAGGATGAGTTCATCTGGGACGATCGACTGACCATTGTTGCCGGCCTGCGGGGCGACGGCCACTGGGTGGATCCGGCTAGTTCGAGCATCGCCGAACGTGACGGCTACGCTTTTTCCCCTAAGCTCGCAGCGCTTTACGAGTTCAATGATGCGGTCAGCATCTTCGGTTCAGTCGCCCATACCGAACGCCTGCCCACCATCGATGAACTCTATTCCTCGGCTGGGCCCACCCGACCAGGCGGTCGGAATCCCGCCGGTTCATCGGGCAAGACCAGGAGTCTTGACCTCCGCAAGGAGCAGGCCAACAGCATCGAAGGCGGCATAGCACTCTCCGGCTATGATCTTGCTCTTTCAGGTGATGTCGCGAGCCTCAAAGCCACGGCCTTTTATAGCCGCATCACTGACATGATCGCCTCTAACGAGCAGAACGCTTTCGGCGCGCCGCCGCCGAGCTACTACGGCAACATCGCCGAAGCAGAGCTCTATGGCCTCGAGATCGAGGGTGCCTATAGTTCCGATTACGTCTTCGCCAATCTGGCCTACACCCTGACCATCGGCAACGACCTCGTCACCGACACGCCACTAAGGACGGTGCCGCAGAACAAGATCGTGGTGACACTCGGTGCCCGCAATCCGGAGTGGCATCTCGAATATGGCGCGCGAGTGACTTTGGCTGATGAGGGCCGCTATATCGTAGCGAGTTCGGCGAGTGGCATGGGGGCGGACGGCACCGCAGAAGGGTACGGGACGCTCGATCTCTTCGCCTCTTGGAAGCCCGACTACGACGCTTTGGCAGGCACCGAGTTGCAGGCCTCGATCGACAATGTCTTCAACGCCGACTACCGCGAGAACCTCTCGACCAACCGCTCGGTAGGGCGGACGTTTAAGCTGACCTTGGCCAAACAGTTCGACTACTGA